In one Nicotiana sylvestris chromosome 8, ASM39365v2, whole genome shotgun sequence genomic region, the following are encoded:
- the LOC104233338 gene encoding potassium channel SKOR-like produces MIFVMIYVSFDMILGAYLLGNMAALIVKGSKTEKFRDKMADLIKYMNRNRLGKCISKEIKDYVRLQCESRYNESSILQDIPASIRAKISQKLYEPYIRGVPLFRGCSHEFIKQIAIKVHEEFFLPGEVIMKQGSMADQLYFVCHGKVEEVRKPEENETEESLLDLHTYNSVGEISVLCNIPVPYTVQVYELSRLLRIDKQALVEILGIYFSGGRVIINNLLEGRESSLQSKILDSDITLNIAKHESELTMRLNCAAHDGDLYRLSRIIGAGADPSRTDYDGRSPLHLAASKGHGDITVFLIQRGVEINARDKFGSTALLEAVKNGHDQVASLLMEAGALLGIDNDGTCLCEAVAKRDLDYLRRLLDSAINPNSKNYDFRTPLHLAASEGLFPISVLLLKAGASVFAVDRWGRTPLDEARVGGNKNLIKLLEDAQGSQLSEFSTSFGKQDEGQRVRCRVFTSDPRSLKNERRRVVLWVPQSIDELINTAKAQLRVSSANCVVSEDGAKILDTDMISDGQKLFLVREITLSL; encoded by the coding sequence ATGATATTTGTAATGATTTATGTCTCTTTTGACATGATTCTTGGTGCCTACCTACTTGGTAACATGGCAGCATTAATTGTAAAAGGATCCAAAACTGAAAAGTTCAGGGATAAAATGGCAGATCTTATAAAGTATATGAACAGAAACAGGCTGGGGAAGTGCATAAGCAAAGAGATCAAAGATTATGTCAGATTACAGTGTGAGAGCCGATATAATGAGTCTTCTATTCTTCAGGATATTCCTGCTTCAATTCGAGCTAAGATTTCGCAAAAGTTGTATGAGCCCTACATCAGAGGAGTCCCACTTTTCAGAGGTTGCTCGCATGAATTTATCAAACAGATTGCAATCAAAGTACATGAAGAATTTTTCCTTCCAGGGGAAGTGATTATGAAACAGGGTAGCATGGCAGATCAACTGTATTTTGTCTGTCATGGTAAAGTGGAAGAAGTTAGAAAACCAGAAGAAAATGAAACTGAAGAATCTCTCCTGGATCTTCACACTTACAACTCTGTTGGTGAAATTTCTGTTCTTTGTAACATCCCAGTCCcttatacagttcaagtttatgAGTTATCTAGACTGCTACGAATTGATAAACAAGCTCTGGTGGAGATTCTGGGGATATACTTCTCTGGCGGGCGTGTAATTATCAATAATCTACTTGAGGGAAGAGAGTCAAGCCTTCAAAGCAAGATATTGGATTCAGACATAACACTGAATATTGCGAAACATGAATCTGAGCTCACGATGAGGTTGAACTGTGCAGCTCACGATGGAGATTTGTATCGTCTAAGTCGTATAATTGGTGCAGGAGCAGACCCCAGCCGAACTGATTATGATGGAAGATCACCCCTGCATCTAGCTGCATCCAAGGGACATGGAGATATTACCGTTTTCCTTATCCAAAGAGGAGTGGAGATTAATGCTAGAGATAAGTTTGGCTCCACTGCATTGCTTGAAGCGGTTAAGAATGGCCATGATCAAGTGGCTTCTTTGCTTATGGAAGCAGGGGCACTACTAGGTATAGATAATGATGGGACTTGCCTTTGTGAGGCAGTCGCGAAAAGAGATCTAGATTATTTGAGAAGACTGTTGGACAGCGCCATCAATCCTAATTCCAAAAATTATGACTTTCGAACACCACTTCACCTAGCTGCATCAGAAGGGCTGTTTCCAATTTCAGTGTTACTGTTAAAAGCTGGGGCTAGTGTCTTTGCAGTGGACAGGTGGGGAAGAACTCCACTTGATGAAGCTCGAGTAGGTGGAAACAAGAATCTTATTAAGCTACTGGAAGATGCACAGGGTAGTCAACTGTCAGAATTTTCTACGAGCTTTGGAAAACAAGATGAAGGGCAGCGGGTTAGATGCAGAGTGTTCACTTCAGACCCCAGGAGTCTCAAAAACGAGAGAAGAAGAGTAGTTCTATGGGTACCACAAAGCATTGATGAGCTCATTAACACAGCTAAGGCGCAGTTGAGAGTTTCATCAGCAAATTGTGTAGTCTCAGAAGATGGAGCCAAGATCCTGGACACAGACATGATATCTGATGGTCAAAAACTGTTTTTAGTTAGGGAAATCACACTAAGTCTCTAA